In the Anastrepha obliqua isolate idAnaObli1 chromosome 1, idAnaObli1_1.0, whole genome shotgun sequence genome, one interval contains:
- the LOC129237264 gene encoding uncharacterized protein LOC129237264, protein MDELIEILIELEGEPFLNVFIESGLTKESLKLLKPSHLDTLIDTSQFGPRVIFEHNLLNWQAQQGIKTQAIHTEACALLANEYRGEESFEAILSKSAGGSQILKYYAQKKRLTPKYRKLLAATVANYFISAEVHPNPKTFEAFANKIVDLFASGSKV, encoded by the exons ATGGAtgaattaatagaaattttaattgagttGGAAGGCGAACCGTTTTTGAACGTGTTTATTG AAAGCGGTCTAACTAAGGAATCATTGAAGCTCCTAAAGCCAAGCCATTTGGATACATTGATCGACACATCGCAGTTTGGACCAAGGGTAATTTTTGAGCATAATCTGCTCAATTGGCAAGCGCAACag GGAATAAAAACACAAGCCATTCACACTGAGGCATGCGCTTTATTGGCAAATGAATATCGTGGCgag GAATCTTTTGAAGCAATACTCAGTAAGTCGGCGGGTGGATCACAAATCCTGAAATACTATGCGCAAAAAAAGCGTCTCACTCCAAAGTATAGGAAACTTCTAGCTGCAAcagttgcaaattattttatttctgctgaAGTACATCCAAACCCTAAAACATTTGAAGCTTTCGCCAATAAAATTGTGGATTTATTTGCGAGTGGATCTAAAGTCTGA